Below is a genomic region from Gemmobacter sp. 24YEA27.
GGAGAAGGCGGGCGCTTTGGCGTGACGATTTCCTCACTGACCTCGGTTTCGGCGGATGGCGACCATCCCTCGCTGCTGGCCTGTATCCATCACCGCAGCTCGACCGCGACAGCGATCCTGAAAAACCGCGCCTTTTGCGCCAATCTGCTGCATGAGGGCCAGCACGAGATCGCCAATATCTTTGCCGGCCGCAGCGGTATGGCCGATCATGACGCGCGCTTTGCCCAGGTGCCCTGGCAACCGGGCAGCCTTGGCCAGCCGAAAATCGCGGGGGCGACGGCGGTGTTTGAATGCCGCCTTGCCACCGCGCTTTACTGGGAAACCCATCATATCTTTGTCGGCCATGTCACCGGTGTGACCCTGTCGGAAGATCCCGCAACCCTGCTTTACGGCCAGCGCGCCTATCGCCGGGCGGTGGATATCAGCTGATCTGCCGGGTCCCCCCGATCAGCATTCCGGATAGCCGAGGCGGATCAGTTCTGCCCCGCTCACCCGGAGAGGGCTGTCGAGCCTGTAACGCGCCGTTTCCATGAACCAGCTGCGAAGCGGTTCGCGGTAATTCTGCGCCATGATCTGCGACCAGTGGTCAAATTCCGGCTTTGGCAGCGGCTTGCCGTAAGAGCTTGGGCCATGAAAGCCAAAGCTCGCGCGGCGGTGGACGCAGATATTGTCGAGCCCGAGATACATCGTGCAGGCCGAATTGCAGGTGCCGCGCAGCTCGACGCGGTCGCCGCTGGCCCGCAAGCGCTGAACCTCGCGTTCCCTGGCCGCGATCAGACCACCCGGGTCTGCCCGCACCACCCTGATCGTGCCGATATGGGTCGGCCGCATCTGCGCCAGGGCCTTTCCCGGACTGAGCGGTGGCATTGCACCGCTGGCTATTGAAAAGCAAAGTACTGCAAAGCCCGCCCGCACCCGGGTCGAGACATGTTTCATGACGAACCCCTTTCCACCTTTGCGGCGGGGTCATCTGATCGTCCAACCCTCACCCGTCGCGAAGATGAGCAAAGCAGAGGCGTGCTTAAGACGAGGTTTTCACAGCAGAGGCCGGGGGCATTCGAGTCATTAAAATCGGTCCTTAATGCCCTGGACCTGCCATATTCCGCGCGGCCTACGGACCCGGATCAGGCCCGGGTCAGCTTCGGATCAGGGCGGCAAGCGCAGCATCGCCCGGGGCGCAGGCCGCGATAAGACGCGCCCTCTCAGCGGGGCAAGCCGGTCCGCGCGAGACGGGCGCGACACCGGCAGGGCGCCGGCCTCCCGCAGCCAGCCCGCCGGGGCCGATACGCCCAGATACAAGGCCAGCGCCGCCAGTTCGGGCTCTGGTGTCGCGATCAGCGCCTCATAGGAAAGGTGATGCCAGCGCGCCCGTGGCAGGGTCGCAAGCGCTTGCGCCCCCCGGATCATCATGGCCGACCAGAACCGCGCCAGCAGCAGCGGATCGGCGGACCGATCCAGCATCGGCGTGACCGGCATCGCAATGCTCAGCGCCTGCAGGACCCGCCAGATCCGCCCGCGCCCGTAATGGCTGTCAGGGTCAAGAAGGTCGATGCCAAGGCGCCGCATCCGCTGCCACATCCGCGCGGCCAGCCTGGTGGCGGGGTAATCGCTCATCGAGAGCACGGTTTCCGGGCCGCTCCGCGTCAGCAGGACAAGGCGCGCCTCGGGAAACAGGCGCGCCAGCGTCCGCGTCGCCACCAGCGAGCCACCCGAGCGTTCGACCCAGAGCCGGCGATTGCGGGCCATGGCCATCGCGCCAAACAGCTGGCGGTAGTGATCCGTAACGCTTTGCCGGGGATGAGCCGCAACCTCCGCCGCCAGCTGGTCGAAAAGGTCGTCGGGCGCGTCAGTCAGATGCGGCAGCGCGACCTGGAGGAGCGGCGGGCAGCGAAACGGGTCATGGCGGTTGCCCTGCTGGCGCCCATAGAGAAACTCGCGCGGCGCCCGCAGCGGATTGCCGGCCAGCGCGCCGATCCGGGTTGGCTCCGCGAGGCCGCGCCAGAAGTCTAGCGCCGAAAGCTGACCGGGCGGGAAGGCCCGCGCGCCGGCAGTGGCAAACACCTCCGAGAGGCTGAGAAGTTCGGGATGCAGCCGGATCAGATCCGAAACCAGCGTCGACCCGCAGCGCGCAGATCCAAGGATGAAAGCCCCCGCCATTTTTTAGCCCTTCGGCTTGAGCCGGCTGAGCATCGCATCCAGCACCGAAGCCGCGATCTCGCCGGCGCTTTGTGTGGTCAGGATGTCGAGCCGGCGGTCCACCTCCAGCGCCACCGCGCCATGAACCGCGACATAAAGCTGCTCGGTCAGCCGCATGGCACGATTGTCATCCAGATCGGGCGCATGTTCGCGGAGCAGCTCTGTCAACCGCCCCATCAGGCCCCGGACCGCCTCGCCATACCAGGCGGGGAAAGTCTCGCGCTGGCGCGTACCGCCGAAAAGCGCGCTCCACAAAGCCGGGTTGCGACGCATGAAAGAAATATAGCTCTGGCAGATCAGATGCAGCCGCGCCGCAGGGGTGCCAGTGTCGGGCAATGTGTCAAACAGCTGTTCAAGCCGGGCAAAGGTCTCGCGATTCACCTCCATCAGAATATCCGACATCGAGCCGAAGACATTGTAGATCGAGGCCGCAGTATATCCGACCTCACGCGCGATCGCGCGGGCCGAGAGACCCGGGACGCCTTCGCGATCCAGGATCCCGCGTGCAGACTCAAGGATGGCCTGGCGCAGCTCTGCCCGCGGCACACGCTGGGGTCGGCTCATATTCGCCTCCGTAAGGTTTTGCATACTGAACGTTGTTCAAAAACTTCTTGACGCAAAGCCCGGCCCAGGTCAAGGGTTAGTGAACAATGTTCAATAAGGTGCGTCATGCAGAGTACATCCCATCGGAACAGCCCACCTGCGATGCGGATTCTCGGAACGGGTATGTATCTGCCGCAACAGCGCCTTGCCTCATCCGCGATTGACCAGCGGTTCGGCTGGGCTGCGGGCACCACCGAACGCCGCTATGGGCTTGCCGCCCGCCATATTGCCGGGCCCGAGGAAAGCACATCGATGATGGCGACCGAAGCGGCGCGCCAGGCGCTTGAGGTGGCCGGGATCCGCGCGGGCGATCTCGATCTGATCCTTGGCGCCTGCGGGGTGATGGAACAGGCGATCCCTTCGACCGCGACGCTGGTGCAGGCCCGGCTTGGGCTGGGGAAATCGGGTATTCCTTCTTACGACGTGAATGCGACCTGTCTGAGTTTCGTGCAGGCGCTGGATCTGGCCGCGATGCGAATAGCCGCCGGGCGGGCGCGCCGGGTGCTGGTGTTTTCCGCCGATATCGCCTCGGTCGGGCTGGACTGGTCCGAACCCGATACGGCGGCGATCTTCGGCGATGGCGCGGCGGCGGTGGTTCTGGGCGCAGATGCGGGCGAAGGCGTGCTGGCAAGCCGGTTTGAAACCTATTCCGAAGGCCGGGCCGCCTGTGTGCTTGAAGGCGGCGGCACCCGTTACGGCGGCACCCGCGATCCGGAACTGCTCGACCGCACCAATGTGTTTCATATGGATGGGCAGACCGCCTTCCGCATCGCGGCGCGCTATCTGCCGCGTTTCCTCCGGGCGCTCATGGACGAGGCGGGTGTCGGCTACAACGATCTGGCCTGTATCGTGCCGCATCAGGCCTCTGGCCCGGCGCTGGATCACGGGCTGGAGCGGCTGGGGATACCGCCCGATAAGGTGATCCGGACCTTCGGGCAGCTGGGCAATCAGATCGCGGCCTCGATCCCGAATGCCCTGCATCACGCGATCACCTCGGGGCGCCTGCAGCGCGGCGAACTTGCCCTGCTGATCGGCACCTCGGCGGGGCTGTCGCTGGGTGGCATGGTGGTGCGCTGCTGATGGCGATTCTGATCACAGGGGCGACAGGGTGTCTTGGCGGCGGTATCACGCGGCAGTTGCTGGCCGCAGGTGTCAGGGTCATTGGCCAGGGTCGCGATCTGCGGGCCGGCGCAGAAATGGTGCAGCAGGGCGCGGAATTTCTGCCGCTCGATCTCTGCGATCCGGTGCCGCTCGAGCCGGTTTTAGCCGGCACAGAGACTGTTTTCCACTGTGCCGCCCTGTCTTCGGCCTGGGGTCGCGCCCGCGATTTCCAGGCGCTGAATGTGGATGCAACCCGCAGGTTATTGGACGCGGCACGTGACGGCGGGGTGAAACGGTTCATCTTTGCCTCTTCCCCCAGCATCTATGCCAATGGCTCCGACCGGCTGGATCTGACCGAAGACGCGCCCCTGCCCGCACACTTTGCCACCCATTACGCCCGGACCAAGGCGGAATCCGAGGCACTGGCGCTGTCTTATGACCAGCCCGGCGCGATGCGGGTGGTGGCCCTGCGCCCCCGTTCGATCTATGGGCGCGGCGACCGGGCGCTGATGCCGCGTCTTCTGACGGCGATGCGGCGCGGGACGCTGCCCCTGATCTCGGGCGGCGCGGCGCTGATTGATGTCACCCATGTCTCGGATGCCGCGCGCGCGATGGTTCTGGCCGCAGCTCACGCCCAAAAGGTCGGAGGGCGGGTGTTCAACATCACCTCGGGCGAGAGTTGGCGGTTCGCGCAGCTTGCCGATGCGGCGGCGGATCTCTTTGGCCTCACGCCGCGCCGCAGGCACCTGCCCTATGGGGTCGCCATGACAATCGCCACCGGGTTCGAGGCCCTGCATCACCTGTTTCGCCCCGATATCGAGCCGGTGCTGACCCGCCAGGCCGTGGTCTCGCTGGGCCGCAGCCTGACGCTCGACATCTCTGCCGCACGGGCCGATCTGGGATATCGCCCGCAAGTGACCCTTTCAGAAGGGATCCGCGACTATGCTGCCTGAACTCATCCCGTTTCGCGTCGGATATTGCTGCGCCCCCGCCAGGCTGTCGCGCCGCGATGCGGGCTGGCGGCCCATCCGCTTTCCCGCCGGTGTCGTGCTGATCCGCCATCCGGGCCTCGGCGATATCCTGTTCGATACCGGCTACGGACCTGCCTTTTTCGAGGCAACCCGCCCCTTCCCGGAACGGCTCTACCGTTGGCTCACGCCAGCGCAACTGGACGCAGACCAGCGCCTGCCCGCTCAGCTCGGCCGCCATAGCGCACAGATCCGGCAGGTGGTGCTCTCACATCTCCATGCCGATCATATCGCAGGGCTGTTCGGGATGGATCCGATCCCGCCCGTCATCACCTCGCGCAAAGCCTGGGATCATCTGCACCAGGGCAGCCGCCTCGCCACGCTGAAAGCGGGGTGTCCCGAAGGGCTCAGGCGGCGGCTTCAGACTCTGACACCGCAGTTTTTCGAAGATTTCCCGCAGGCCGCGCCCCCGGATGGCAGCAGCGGCCTGGGATTGTTTCACGACATTTCCGGCACTGGCAGCCTGCTTGCAGTGGCCTTGCCCGGGCATGGTCATGGCCAGTTCGGCCTATACCTGCCCCAGACCACCAGCGGCCCGGCCTTTCTGATCGCCGATGCGGCCTGGAGCCGCCAGGCGCTGCGCGATGGCTGCCCGCCGCCCGATTACACCCTGCGCCGCCTTGGCGATGCAGCGGCCTATCTCGCCACCTTCTCGGCCCTGGCCGATCTCGCCCGGAACCGGCCCGACATCACCTTCTGGCCGTCCCATTGCCCGGAGGCCTTTGCGTGACCCCCTCGCCCCTCACCGCCTTTCTGGCCGCACGTTACGGACGCGGCTTTCGCTCGCGCGCGGAAATCATCGCCTGGCAGGCCGCCGGGCTGCGCCGCCTGCGCGAGCAGATCATGCCGCGCTCGCCCTTTCACGCCCCCTTTGCCGCAAGGCGCATTGCGGACTGGCCAATGATGAACAAGGCCCGGCTGATGGAGCATTTTGCCCGCATCAACACCTGTGGCATTCATCGCGATCAGGCCCTGGATATAGCGCTGAAATCCGAAGAGAGCCGCGATTTTTCACCGATGATCGGCGAGGTGGCGGTGGGGCTTTCCACCGGCACCTCGGGGCAGCGCGGGCTGTTTCTCAGCGACAAAGGCGAGCGCGCGCTCTGGGCGGCGGTGATGTGCGGCCGGTTCTGGCCCGCGCCGCTTTTGTCGCGCCAGCGGATCGCGTTTTTCCTGCGCGCGAATAACGCGCTCTATGAAAGCCTTTCGAACCCGCTGATGCAGTTTCGTTTCTACGATCTTCTGTCTGAGTTCGAAGCGCATCTGCCTTTGCTGAACCAGCAGAACCCGACCGTGCTGATCGCCCCGGCGCAGATCCTCGGCCTGATCGCAAAGGCGCAGGCGGCGGGGCAGATCCGCATTCGCCCAAAGCGGATCATCTCGGTCGCCGAGGTGCTCTCTCCCGAAGATTGCGCGGTAATAGAGACTGTTTTCGACCAGCGTCCGGATCAGGCCTATCAATGCACCGAAGGCGTTCTGGGCTATACCTGTCGCCATGGATCGCTGCATCTGAACGAGCGCTATATCCATTTCGACCGCGATGTGATCGACGAAACGACCGGCGCCTTTTGCCCGGTGATCACCGATTTCACCCGGCAGAGCCTGCCGATCCTTCGCTACCGGCTGGATGATGTACTGATCCCCGATCCGGAGCCCTGCCCCTGCGGCTGCGCGAGCCAGCGGCTGAAACGGATTGAAGGGCGCGCTGATGATATCCTCTGGTGGGCCGGCGCGGATGGCAGGCCGCGCATGGTGCCCTCGGACGCGATCCGCCAGGCGGTGGCAACCCTGCCGGTGCCGGTGCGCGACTACCGGGTGATTGAAGAGGCGGGGCGGCTGACGGTCTGGCTCGACACCACGGTCGGGGAAATCGCCATCCCGGCGATGGAGCATTCGCTTACCCGCCTCGCCGCCGGCCTTGGCTGCATCCCGCCGGTGATGGAGTTCCGCACCGGATTGCCCGCCGATCTGGCCGCAGATCCGGGCGCCAAACGGCGGCGCGTGCTGGTGCGGCGCTGACAGGGGCAGTCTGAATGCGGTCAGTCTGAAAGGGACTTGCCAGCGCAGGGGCGTGACGGGCAGGCTGCCATGATGGACAAGCTGCAAGATATCCTGAACGAGATCACTGCCACGCTCGCGAGCCGCGAAGAGCGCGGCCATCCCGCCGATTACATCCCGCCGCTGGCCCATGTCAGCCCGAAGCATTTCGGCATCGCAGTCGCGCTGAATGAGGGCGGGCTTTTCACGGCAGGCGAGGCGGATCTGCCTTTCTCCATCCAGTCGATCTCCAAGGTTTTCACCCTGACACTGGCGCTTGGGATGTATGGCGACGCGCTCTGGCGCCGTGTCGGGCGCGAACCTTCGGGAAGCGCCTTCAATTCCATCGTGCTGCTGGAACAGGAAAAGGGCATCCCGCGCAACCCGTTCATCAATCCGGGCGCGCTGGTGGTGGCGGATGCGCTGCTGGCGCATGCCCGGGCGCCGCGTGAGACGATTGGCGAGATCCTGCGGTTTTTGCGTTTCATCTCGGATGATGACACGATCAGCGCCGATCCGGCGGTGGCGCGCGCCGAAAAGGCGACCGGTTTTCGCAATGCGGCGCTCGCGAATTACCTGCATTCCTGGGGCAATCTGACCAACCCGCCGGACCATGTGCTGGGCGTCTATTTCCACCATTGCGCGGTCACCATGAGCTGCGCGCAACTGGCCCGCGCCGGGGGTATCTGGCCAATGGCGGTAAGAATCCGGTGACCGGGCGCTCGGTGATCTCGGGCGTCAGGGCGCGGCGGATCAATGCGCTGATGCTGACCTGCGGCCATTATGACGGCTCGGGCGATTTCGCCTACCGCGTTGGATTGCCCGGGAAAAGCGGGGTCGGAGGCGGGATCCTCGCGGTTGTGCCAGGGGTGGCCTCGATTGCCGTCTGGTCGCCGGGGCTGAACGCGAATGGCAATTCGCTCCTGGGCGCCGAGGCGCTTGAGATGTTGTCGCAGCGGATGGGCTGGTCCGTGTTCTGACGCCCCGGCTTCTGATCAGCGCGTCAGGTAATCGCGGATGATATCGACCTCTTCCGTCGCGCCAAAGACCAGCGGAATATGTTCGTGATGGGCCTCGGGCAGACGGGTCAGGATCGTGTTGATGCCATCCGTCGCCCTGCCGCCCGCCTGTTCGATCAGGAAGGCAATCGGAAACGCCTCGTAAAGCGTGCGCAAGCGCCCGTTCTCATAACCTTTGCGGCTGTCGGCGGGATACAGAAACGCGCCGCCCTCGATCAGGATGCGGTGGAGTTCCCCCGCCGCTGCCGCGAGCCAGCGCATATTGAAATCGCGCCCGCGCGGGCCGTCACGGCCAAGCTCCATATCGCAGACCCAGTCCTGCAACCCTTGCGCCCAATGCCGCTGGTTCGAGGCGTTATAGGCAATTGTCGAGGCCTTCGGCTTCAGTTGCACATTGGCATGGGTCTGGCGGAAGTCGCGCCCCTGCGGGTCGTAGCCAAAGATCTGAACGCCCTCGCCCAGCGTAAAGCCGTAATCCAGTGAATGGCCGATCGAGGCATAGCCCGCCGCCACGATCTCAGCCCCTGAGCGCAGGAAATCGGTGCCTTTGGCCGGGAAGACCGCGAAGAACATGCCCAGAGGTGCCCCGATCCCGATGGAGTTTGATCCGTCAATCGGATCCATCGCCACATCCCAGAGCCCGTCCGGGTTCAGGGTGACGATATCCTCGGCCTCTTCCGACAGAACAAGCCGGACGCCCGCATCGCGCAAGTAAGGCAGCACATAGTGATGCGCCGCGTCATCCATCGCTTTCTGTTTGTCGCCGCTTTCATTGATGCCGATCACCGCGGCCGGGTCAGAGTAAAGCCGCCCCGCCGCAAGCCGCGCCGCAATCCCGGGAAGCGCCTCTGCAAAGGCCCGGATCACGGAAACCGGGCCGGATTTGCCGGTCAGGTGATCTTCAAGACGCATCCCGTCAGGCGCGTGATCAGCGGGGAGGGTCAGCATCGGCAACTCCGCAAATAGGTGGGGCGCGAGAGGAGGAGGAGGAGTTCGCGCCCCGACAAGCCCCGTCGGGGATAGACCCCGGGGGCTTGTTGTTCAATGGGGCTCAGCCGCCCGAAAGCTTCGCGTTATATTTCGCGCCGACCGCGTCGATGGCATCGACATTGCTGGCGGATTTGCCGGCGGCGTCGAAGTTTTCGGTTTCCGAGAGCCAGGCATCGGCAATGGCTTTCGCCAGTTCCGGCCCGATGACGCGCGCGCCCATGGTGATGATCTGGGCATTGTTCGACAGGGCCGCGCGGGTGGCGGAATAGGTGTCATGGGTCAGTGCTGCACGGATGCCCGGCACCTTGTTCGCCGCGATGCAGACACCGATGCCGGTGCCGCAGACGAGGATCGCGCGGTCATATTGGCCCGCCATCACCTCGGAGCCGACGCGGTCCGAGAGGTTGGCGTAAAACGCATCCGGGCCCGCATCGGTGCGCGAGATTTCCGAGACCTCGAATTTGCCTTTCAGGTGATCGGCCAGGATTTTGGCGAGACCTTCACCGGCGCTGTCGCCTGCGATTGCAAGTTTCATCTGTCTTCCCTCACAGTTTGGCGCTGACTTGCGCCATGATACCCAGATAGCCCTCGACCTCCCAGGCCGAGCGACCGACGAAAAGACCGTCAATATGCGGGCACTGGATCAGTTCCTCGCAATTGCCGGGGTTGACCGAACCGCCATAGAGGCAGGCCACGCGGCGGCCCAGAACCTCGGTGGCGACCGCGATGATTTCGGCCTGGCGCGCATCGGCATAATCGGCTTTCGCCGGGATGCCGTTGACACCGATGGCCCAGACCGGCTCATAGGCCAACAGGATCTCGGCCTGTTTCTGTTCAGGGGAAAGGCGCTCCAGCGCAGAACGGGTCTGTTTCGCGAGCACCTCGGACGCGCGGCCCGAATTGCGGTCTTCCAGCGTCTCGCCGATGCAAATGAGCGGCACGAGGCCGTGGCGGATCGCGGATTCGGTCTTCAGCCCGACGCCTTCATCGGTCTCGCCAAACATCTCGCGGCGCTCGGAATGGCCGAGCTCGACCATATCGAGACCCGCATCTTTCAGCATCATCGGAGAAATCTCGCCGGTGAAGGCGCCCTCGGATTCCCAATGCATATTCTGCGCGCCGACCCTGACCGAAGTGTCCTTCAGCATCGCTTTGATTTCACGCACATAAAGATAAGGCGGGATGATGAAACGCTGGATGCGCGGGTCGCGATCTTTGTCTGATGCGATCAGGCCCTCGGCAAAGCGCTTTGCTGCGGCCCAGTCCTTATGCATCTTCCAGTTGGTGCCGATCCAGGTTTTCCCGGTCCAGGTCTCTTGTGCCATTCTCTTTCCTCTTCAGTCCAGCAGCGCGCGCGCTGTCGGCTCATCTGTGATCAGCCCGCTCAGCCGGCCGCTGGCCAGCACGGCCCGGATGGCGTGGTGTTTGTCGGCACCGCCCGCGATGGCGACGATGCGGTCGCCCCCGGGCCGGAACCCGACCGAAAGCGTGCGGGCGGTCAGGCTGGTTTCCACCTCGCGCCCGAGCGCGTCAAAGAAATGCCCCAGCATCTCGCCCGCGCCGCCGGTGGCGGTGATCTCTTCAATCTCGCGCGGCTCAATCATGCCCGAGGCCACCAGCCCCGCCCCGGCATCCGCCGTGCCAATCCCCACCAGTTTCAGCCCGGCCCCGGCCGAAAGGTCGAAAATCTCGCGCACGCCGGGCTGCGACAGCAGTACCTCGCGATCCGTGACCGAGCGGGCAAAGAACGGCACCGGCAGCACAAAGGCCATTGCGCCGGTTTTTTCCGCCAGGCTGTGCATCACATCATGCGGATTGGCTGCGTAATTTCGCGTAAGCCCGCCCAGAAGCGAGACAAAGCTGACGCCGGACGCATTGATCCTGGGCAATTGGCGCACGGTCGCCTGCATGGTCCGGCCATGGCCCAGACCGATCACCGGCGTTTCGCCCCGTTCGATCTCGCGCCGCAAAAACCCGGCGCCCGCCATGCCGAGGGCGCGCAGAGGCATCCCCTCTTCGCCCAGATCCGGCGCCACTTCGCAGTAATCCAGCCCGTAACGGCGCGACAGCCGGTCTTCAAATTCCACACATTCGACGATGTCGCCGTCAATCGTGACCTTGACCGCGCCCTCAAGCACCGCCCGGGCGATCAGCCGATGGGTCTTGACGGATGCAAGCCCCAGCCGTTTCGCCACCGCGGCCTGGGTCAGCCCGCCTGCGTAATGCAGCCAGGCCGCGCGGATCGCGAGGCTTTCTTCGGGGTCAATGTCGCGGCGCGGTGCCATTGTCGTCCTGGGGTTAAGGCTGTTGCCCTGGGTTAACGCGGCGTCAGATATGCAGGTCCTGCACACCGGTGTCGATATGCGGCGCCCAGAAGGCGACGCTTTCCGCGATCTGCGCAATCACCTGGCGGTCATTCGGTTCCCGCTCCTTGAAGCTCAGCTCAAGGCAGATCTCGTTATCCACCGCCCCGCCTTCGCGGAAGGCGGCGAGCAGCGGCTCGGGCTGGATGCGGCCTTTGGCGTTGAAATCGGCGGTGAAAGGCTTGTGGCCGGATTTGTCCATCATCGACTGCTTGATATGGATGATCGGCGAAAGCTTCGGGACCGCCCGCGCCCAGGCATAGGGGTCGGTGTCATCGGGGTTCGGGCTGGTGACATCGCCATGGTCGATATCGGCCATCATCCACATCGGCACCGCCATATTCGCCGCCGTCAGCCGGTCTTGCAGCGCGATGGCCTCGCGGATCGTCTCGCCGAATTCGCGGCCCACCGACATCGGCTCCCAATAGACATATTTCAGGCCCGCGCCTTTGGCATGTTCCGCCACTTCGGCCCAGTGGTCGATGGCGATTTGCGTCAGCTCTTCGCGCCGGGCCTGGTCGTCGAAATCCTTATAGGTGAAGATCGCGAACTGGGTGCCGACCGAAACGCCGCCCAGATCGGCGGTGATATCGGCAAAGGTCTTGAACCAGTCGGTATAGTAGCGGCGCACATCCCGGTCCGGGTGGCCAAAATGGTTCAGCCGCCCGTAGGGCCCGGTCATGCCGGAGGTTACCCGCACCCCGGTGCGGGCCTGAGCCGCCTGCATCTCGCGCGTCAGACGGCGGATCACCGGGGCGGGCCAGGACGGGTTGATGAATTCATGCGTCAGCTGCAGGTCGCGGATCCTCAGATCGCGCGCCACGGTCTCGATCAGGTCCGAGGGTTCCGCGAAACGGTTCACCAGCGGGTTGGTGTTCAGGGAAAGTGTCAGTTTCATGCGCGCGCCCCCGCTTTCCAGCCGTCAAACCAGGTGGTGAATTCCGCAAGCTGATCTTCGGTCAGGTGCAGCTTGTGCTTGGTGCGGCGCCAGAGAATGTCTTCCGCCTCCATCGCCCATTCTTTCGCCACCAGGTATTTCACCTCGGCCTCATAAAGATCGCCGCCGAAATGCCGGCCAAGACCGTCGACCGAGGTCGCGCCCGCGATCAGATCCTTCATCCGGCTGCCATAGCGGCGGGCATAGTAAAGGATGAGCGCGCGCGGCATCCAGGGGAAGGCCTCCCGCTGGGTCTCAATAAAGCTCTCATAATCCGCGTTCGGCATCTCGCCACCGGGGAGTTTCGCTGTCGCGGTCCAGTCCGGCCCCATCTGCGGGAAGATATGTTTCAGCTTATGCATCCCGCGCTCGGCCAGCTCGCGGAAGGTGGTGATCTTGCCGCCAAACACGTTCAGCATCGGCGCGCCGCCGGTCTCGTCGAGATCAAACACATAGTCGCGGGTCACCGCCGAGGGGTTCCCCTTGCCATCGTCAAACAAAGGCCGCACGCCGGAATAGGCATGGACCACATCCTCACGCCGCAGCTTTTCCTTGAAATAGCGGTTCACGCATTTCAGCAGATATTCGATCTCACTCTC
It encodes:
- a CDS encoding TIM barrel protein, with product MKLTLSLNTNPLVNRFAEPSDLIETVARDLRIRDLQLTHEFINPSWPAPVIRRLTREMQAAQARTGVRVTSGMTGPYGRLNHFGHPDRDVRRYYTDWFKTFADITADLGGVSVGTQFAIFTYKDFDDQARREELTQIAIDHWAEVAEHAKGAGLKYVYWEPMSVGREFGETIREAIALQDRLTAANMAVPMWMMADIDHGDVTSPNPDDTDPYAWARAVPKLSPIIHIKQSMMDKSGHKPFTADFNAKGRIQPEPLLAAFREGGAVDNEICLELSFKEREPNDRQVIAQIAESVAFWAPHIDTGVQDLHI
- a CDS encoding sugar-binding transcriptional regulator — its product is MAPRRDIDPEESLAIRAAWLHYAGGLTQAAVAKRLGLASVKTHRLIARAVLEGAVKVTIDGDIVECVEFEDRLSRRYGLDYCEVAPDLGEEGMPLRALGMAGAGFLRREIERGETPVIGLGHGRTMQATVRQLPRINASGVSFVSLLGGLTRNYAANPHDVMHSLAEKTGAMAFVLPVPFFARSVTDREVLLSQPGVREIFDLSAGAGLKLVGIGTADAGAGLVASGMIEPREIEEITATGGAGEMLGHFFDALGREVETSLTARTLSVGFRPGGDRIVAIAGGADKHHAIRAVLASGRLSGLITDEPTARALLD
- a CDS encoding RpiB/LacA/LacB family sugar-phosphate isomerase → MKLAIAGDSAGEGLAKILADHLKGKFEVSEISRTDAGPDAFYANLSDRVGSEVMAGQYDRAILVCGTGIGVCIAANKVPGIRAALTHDTYSATRAALSNNAQIITMGARVIGPELAKAIADAWLSETENFDAAGKSASNVDAIDAVGAKYNAKLSGG
- a CDS encoding triose-phosphate isomerase, which encodes MAQETWTGKTWIGTNWKMHKDWAAAKRFAEGLIASDKDRDPRIQRFIIPPYLYVREIKAMLKDTSVRVGAQNMHWESEGAFTGEISPMMLKDAGLDMVELGHSERREMFGETDEGVGLKTESAIRHGLVPLICIGETLEDRNSGRASEVLAKQTRSALERLSPEQKQAEILLAYEPVWAIGVNGIPAKADYADARQAEIIAVATEVLGRRVACLYGGSVNPGNCEELIQCPHIDGLFVGRSAWEVEGYLGIMAQVSAKL
- a CDS encoding class 1 fructose-bisphosphatase; translated protein: MLTLPADHAPDGMRLEDHLTGKSGPVSVIRAFAEALPGIAARLAAGRLYSDPAAVIGINESGDKQKAMDDAAHHYVLPYLRDAGVRLVLSEEAEDIVTLNPDGLWDVAMDPIDGSNSIGIGAPLGMFFAVFPAKGTDFLRSGAEIVAAGYASIGHSLDYGFTLGEGVQIFGYDPQGRDFRQTHANVQLKPKASTIAYNASNQRHWAQGLQDWVCDMELGRDGPRGRDFNMRWLAAAAGELHRILIEGGAFLYPADSRKGYENGRLRTLYEAFPIAFLIEQAGGRATDGINTILTRLPEAHHEHIPLVFGATEEVDIIRDYLTR